The following proteins are co-located in the Castanea sativa cultivar Marrone di Chiusa Pesio chromosome 8, ASM4071231v1 genome:
- the LOC142608189 gene encoding F-box protein SKIP23-like isoform X2 yields the protein MFFFKSLLQPDRPPSTKSSSSALLISVKMNQWSLLPMELLNLIEESLDLYHDKVRLRCICSSWRSCLLKMPNHKQHHLPWLLLPHSVGTSCAFFDSLEKKVHKVELPEAGEKVFKGSAYGWVVVAEKSGAIFLLNPLTRNKIKLPPRSKFPDVRKYRADKVGNEYLIWIYSAVMAPGRYQSHDATHVLNYLLRKVILSSSPTSMDFVAVALYGEYGHLAYCKRGDKKWSLIDNKFPTCDDIIFHEGQLYALKCNGQLMVCDIDSCPKPIVTEVAPAYPRIQGGDMYLVGSSSGIMMVRRCIHVDRCSISNEEIYTSKTLSFMIFKLDTSGRNWYQVHSLGDDVLFLGLNSSLAISSHDYPVYKRNCIYFTDVNYNFGLKGTGRPFDEGVFCLDEKKIEPLPTYSSDLNEVWPAPIWVTPNPY from the exons ATGTTCTTCTTCAAGTCTCTTCTCCAACCAGATCGCCCACCCAGTACCAAATCATCTTCTTCAGCGCTATTGATCTCTG TGAAAATGAACCAGTGGTCCTTGCTTCCCATGGAATTGTTGAATCTCATCGAAGAGAGTCTTGACCTGTACCATGATAAAGTTCGGCTACGTTGTATTTGTTCTTCATGGCGGTCTTGCCTATTAAAAATGCCTAACCACAAACAACATCACCTTCCTTGGTTGTTACTACCTCATAGCGTTGGAACCTCATGTGCATTCTTTGACTCACTAGAGAAGAAGGTTCACAAAGTTGAGTTGCCTGAGGCTGGAGAGAAGGTGTTTAAGGGTTCAGCATATGGTTGGGTGGTGGTTGCTGAGAAGAGTGGTGCAATATTTCTGCTCAATCCActtacaaggaacaaaattaagcTTCCTCCAAGGTCCAAGTTTCCAGATGTAAGAAAGTATCGTGCTGACAAAGTTGGGAATGAGTATCTTATTTGGATTTATAGTGCAGTAATGGCTCCCGGGCGGTACCAATCCCATGATGCAACCCATGTACTAAACTATCTGTTGCGAAAAGTCATCTTATCTTCAAGCCCTACCTCAATGGATTTTGTAGCAGTGGCTCTGTATGGTGAGTATGGTCATCTGGCCTATTGTAAACGTGGAGACAAAAAATGGTCGCTCATCGATAATAAGTTTCCTACCTGTGATGATATCATATTTCATGAAGGACAATTGTATGCATTAAAATGTAATGGACAACTTATGGTTTGTGACATTGATTCTTGCCCAAAGCCAATAGTGACAGAGGTTGCACCTGCTTATCCAAGAATTCAGGGTGGGGATATGTATTTGGTAGGGTCTTCCAGCGGGATAATGATGGTCCGACGATGTATACACGTAGACAGATGTTCTATTTCTAACGAGGAGATATATACAAGCAAGACATTATCTTTTATGATTTTCAAGCTTGATACTAGTGGTCGAAATTGGTATCAGGTTCATAGTTTAGGTGATGATGTGTTGTTCTTGGGATTGAATTCATCTTTAGCCATTTCATCTCATGATTATCCTGTATACAAGAgaaattgtatatattttaCGGATGTCAACTACAATTTTGGTTTGAAGGGCACTGGAAGACCTTTTGATGAAGGTGTATTCTGCTTGGATGAAAAGAAGATTGAACCTCTGCCAACTTACTCAAGTGATTTAAATGAGGTTTGGCCAGCACCGATTTGGGTAACGCCCAATCCCtattga
- the LOC142608308 gene encoding uncharacterized protein LOC142608308, with amino-acid sequence MDGKGAGGGGGAKGGGSDGGKVGGVGVQSGGDNSSKGSGSDAGKMVAPGTGGASQISRDSFESNPKGYFSALHANEKASEKGNK; translated from the coding sequence ATGGACGGCAAAGgtgctggtggtggtggaggtgccAAAGGAGGAGGAAGCGATGGGGGCAAAGTTGGTGGTGTTGGTGTCCAAAGTGGTGGTGATAACTCTTCAAAGGGCAGTGGCAGCGATGCTGGAAAGATGGTTGCTCCTGGGACTGGTGGAGCGTCACAAATTTCAAGGGACTCCTTTGAAAGTAACCCCAAGGGATATTTCTCAGCCCTTCATGCTAATGAAAAGGCTAGTGAGAAGGGAAATAAATAG
- the LOC142608189 gene encoding F-box protein SKIP23-like isoform X1, with translation MEQEDLNNEQSKPSFQVSGTSTSTQVVSNINPTTKSPLLNTPTSVADSHAVKMNQWSLLPMELLNLIEESLDLYHDKVRLRCICSSWRSCLLKMPNHKQHHLPWLLLPHSVGTSCAFFDSLEKKVHKVELPEAGEKVFKGSAYGWVVVAEKSGAIFLLNPLTRNKIKLPPRSKFPDVRKYRADKVGNEYLIWIYSAVMAPGRYQSHDATHVLNYLLRKVILSSSPTSMDFVAVALYGEYGHLAYCKRGDKKWSLIDNKFPTCDDIIFHEGQLYALKCNGQLMVCDIDSCPKPIVTEVAPAYPRIQGGDMYLVGSSSGIMMVRRCIHVDRCSISNEEIYTSKTLSFMIFKLDTSGRNWYQVHSLGDDVLFLGLNSSLAISSHDYPVYKRNCIYFTDVNYNFGLKGTGRPFDEGVFCLDEKKIEPLPTYSSDLNEVWPAPIWVTPNPY, from the exons ATGGAACAAGAGGACCTTAATAATGAGCAAAGTAAGCCTAGTTTCCAGGTTTCGGGTACTTCCACGTCGACCCAAGTGGTTTCCAATATTAATCCTACCACAAAATCGCCGCTTCTGAACACACCAACGAGTGTGGCGGACTCGCATGCAG TGAAAATGAACCAGTGGTCCTTGCTTCCCATGGAATTGTTGAATCTCATCGAAGAGAGTCTTGACCTGTACCATGATAAAGTTCGGCTACGTTGTATTTGTTCTTCATGGCGGTCTTGCCTATTAAAAATGCCTAACCACAAACAACATCACCTTCCTTGGTTGTTACTACCTCATAGCGTTGGAACCTCATGTGCATTCTTTGACTCACTAGAGAAGAAGGTTCACAAAGTTGAGTTGCCTGAGGCTGGAGAGAAGGTGTTTAAGGGTTCAGCATATGGTTGGGTGGTGGTTGCTGAGAAGAGTGGTGCAATATTTCTGCTCAATCCActtacaaggaacaaaattaagcTTCCTCCAAGGTCCAAGTTTCCAGATGTAAGAAAGTATCGTGCTGACAAAGTTGGGAATGAGTATCTTATTTGGATTTATAGTGCAGTAATGGCTCCCGGGCGGTACCAATCCCATGATGCAACCCATGTACTAAACTATCTGTTGCGAAAAGTCATCTTATCTTCAAGCCCTACCTCAATGGATTTTGTAGCAGTGGCTCTGTATGGTGAGTATGGTCATCTGGCCTATTGTAAACGTGGAGACAAAAAATGGTCGCTCATCGATAATAAGTTTCCTACCTGTGATGATATCATATTTCATGAAGGACAATTGTATGCATTAAAATGTAATGGACAACTTATGGTTTGTGACATTGATTCTTGCCCAAAGCCAATAGTGACAGAGGTTGCACCTGCTTATCCAAGAATTCAGGGTGGGGATATGTATTTGGTAGGGTCTTCCAGCGGGATAATGATGGTCCGACGATGTATACACGTAGACAGATGTTCTATTTCTAACGAGGAGATATATACAAGCAAGACATTATCTTTTATGATTTTCAAGCTTGATACTAGTGGTCGAAATTGGTATCAGGTTCATAGTTTAGGTGATGATGTGTTGTTCTTGGGATTGAATTCATCTTTAGCCATTTCATCTCATGATTATCCTGTATACAAGAgaaattgtatatattttaCGGATGTCAACTACAATTTTGGTTTGAAGGGCACTGGAAGACCTTTTGATGAAGGTGTATTCTGCTTGGATGAAAAGAAGATTGAACCTCTGCCAACTTACTCAAGTGATTTAAATGAGGTTTGGCCAGCACCGATTTGGGTAACGCCCAATCCCtattga